The nucleotide sequence TCGAGAGCATTGCCGACGAGGCCAGTGGCGTTGGGATCAGGGAACTAACTCCGTTCGAGCAAGAATTGCAGCGGGGCACCTCCAAGGCGGGCACCAATGACACAGACCCAGTCATAGAGGTAGAACCAGCTGGTGTTAGGACCAAACAGCCTGTGGAAATCTCACCGCCGGCACATCAAATCGCCGAGGTTGACGAGACGGCCACTCCGTCGGAGGAAGTACGTCGCACTGCCGAGCAGCTGGTGGATGAGATCGAACAGGAGCTGATCCAGGCACTCAGCCGGGATGTAGACGAGGCGCAGCGCGTGCACGAGGATCAGGTCCAGCGAGATCGCGACGAGATCAGCGCACTCACTCAACAGGTCGAAGTCCAGTTGAATGAGCTGACCGGTATCCTTAAAAACAAGCCCCAGGCGGAGATTGTCTTGGAACtgccggcggaggaggaggaggagcagaagcCGAAGCCATTTGTCGCTGCTCCCAGTGAACTGAAGCTCGTGGAGGTACCCACTCCCAAAACTGAGGCTGAGGAACAGGAACGCAAGGAGTTCATCGACTCACTGCCCCAAATCGAGCAGAATCGCCTGCAGGGAGTCAGTGGATCCGAGGAGACGGATGCTCAAAAACTATCGGCAGACTGCAAGAGGGAGTACTACCAATCGCTGAAGAAGTACCTCCTGCACAGCAGCCAGGAGAAGCCGCCAGTGCCACTGCAAACATATCGCTGGGAGGACCTCAAACGAGCCAAGGAACGGGTGAGTTATAAAGAtggatttaatttttttttaaatgaaagaaTTTTTTATCCAATGCGGTTCGTGATGGAAAAACGATCCACTTGTAAATTCAAGACCctgaaaaacaatttatgaTTTCCtgaatacaatttttgtgttcttttCTACGTTTCATAAAACAGCATTACTCatgcaaaataattttagaAATATGGTACaagtaaatttatttttgaggTTTCGAAACTTTTGgcgcttttctttttcgaaCAGAAAAATTCCGTATCAAAgctataaaatatttgaatgtaGGAAAGTGACATTTAAGGATTTCGTTTAATTGAAATAGACAAATGCCAAGATTTCATGGTCACAGTTTTATAACTAATTGTTGTTTCTCCACAGGGCGGCTATCCCTGGACACATTTGTACAAACGCCCACTGGGACCCGATGAGCAGCCGGAAATTGTGCTGCTCCTGCGAAAGTCCCAGGAACTGCGTTTCAAGTCCGAGTCTCCCAAGTCCCTGAAAAAGGTACGCTACGACGAGCAGGTGTTGGTGAAGGAGACCGAACGCTACATACAGGACCTTTCCGAGGACGAGGCGGTAGCCACAACCACCGACGACAGCAGCGAAGAGTCCTCCGATTCAGAGACCGAATCGGAACGTGATCAGCACAACGAAGACGCTCTGAGTGAGTGCATCTCCTGTGTTTCCGACTCCGTGCTAGCGGTTGGAGGACACGCCCGACCACGTAAGACGAATCGGCTGGCCCACATCCGTGACCTCATACGGCGCAGGCGCAGCGGACGCACCCACGAGGACGCCCAGTCACTGCCCGGCAACTCCGCTAATCCCAGTCGACAGAGCAGCGTTCACGAACTAGCCCCGCCGCCGGGATCCCTAATTCCCAACGCCGATAAGCCTCCGAAGTCCAGCAAACCCAAGCAAGGATTCGACATCATGAAGAAGCTGAAGAGTCTGGCCGAGCGCCAGAAGAAACGGCTGAACATTAAGAGGATCACCCTGAAGAAGGACGAGAAAATCGTTCTCGGCGAGCAGCAGAAGATTATGAAGCTAAAAGCCTCACCCAAGTCGGATCGCGGTGAGATTCCTCACTTCATCGAGAAGCAGGACTCCGACGAAATCCTGGAACTGGTGGAGTACGATGAATCGCCATGCCGCAAGCGAACCAAGGAGGAGCTACTGGAAGATCAGCCCAGTGGCAGTGGAAGAGTGCCTGAA is from Drosophila melanogaster chromosome 3L and encodes:
- the CG43078 gene encoding uncharacterized protein, isoform D, translated to MESKRSKKGRKSRPSESEHPSNQQQEQQPHHHHPWDEDPSAKSPQANRAIPSTGTALTRFLTCMAPVIVSLPGAGTGPTEQPTILLINGIASDSQLEDKQSKAAALKLALDNNNSEATAPAPAQPHQVPTTPGGSHLLDFESHLIESIADEASGVGIRELTPFEQELQRGTSKAGTNDTDPVIEVEPAGVRTKQPVEISPPAHQIAEVDETATPSEEVRRTAEQLVDEIEQELIQALSRDVDEAQRVHEDQVQRDRDEISALTQQVEVQLNELTGILKNKPQAEIVLELPAEEEEEQKPKPFVAAPSELKLVEVPTPKTEAEEQERKEFIDSLPQIEQNRLQGVSGSEETDAQKLSADCKREYYQSLKKYLLHSSQEKPPVPLQTYRWEDLKRAKERGGYPWTHLYKRPLGPDEQPEIVLLLRKSQELRFKSESPKSLKKVRYDEQVLVKETERYIQDLSEDEAVATTTDDSSEESSDSETESERDQHNEDALSECISCVSDSVLAVGGHARPRKTNRLAHIRDLIRRRRSGRTHEDAQSLPGNSANPSRQSSVHELAPPPGSLIPNADKPPKSSKPKQGFDIMKKLKSLAERQKKRLNIKRITLKKDEKIVLGEQQKIMKLKASPKSDRGEIPHFIEKQDSDEILELVEYDESPCRKRTKEELLEDQPSGSGRVPEPDEIIELPVVKTEIEAPTVEVTEPAEEKVDHKEEKESEAEEDPPKKTPRIRREHVYEEIGQAGSQELVNQPILELESLKKSLTRQDNLAIDEIEAAKAVPLDRMGSSEEEQVTAGKPGALFAPISSIDSTSSDEDRARLAQLSPVTEESDEPMDISPDLRPSIKKEASPAPSDKKVTFSHVEDEAEPHREDVELPEDVLEAATNAAKWKNERGSNLFDLLMKLLLTLLPGTGGGAAGGGRRRRRLTKHHRARAPRYQDYHYTTETDTTGAPTNTIPHNPSTWRIRVKRSASWTLCCCCSAGATNKFW